CTACGTGGTCTTCCACCAGCCGAACACGAAATTCCCGCAGCGCGTCGCAAAGATGCTTGGCTTCACCCCCGAGCAGAATGCCCCCGGCCTGCTGGTGGCACGCATCGGGAACACCTACGCCGGCTCGGCCCTGGTCGGGTTGACGGCGGTGCTCGACATCGCCCGCCCGGGTGACCGAATTCTGCTGGTCTCGTATGGGTCAGGCGCCGGTTCGGATGCATTCAGCCTGGTGACTACTGAGCGCCTGGTGGAGCGACGCGGCCGCGCCCCCAGCACGCAGACGTACATTGAGCGCCGCACCGAGATTGACTACGCCACCTACGCCCGCTACCGCGGCAAGCTGGCGACTACATGACTCTGGGCGCCTCGGCAGATCTCAACGAGAGCGTGATCGTCGCCGGGGTCGGCATGATGCCGGTCGGCGAACATTGGGATGTCTCGCTGCGCCGGCTGGCGCTGGGAGCGATCGAGCGCGCCCAGCAGGATGCCGGCGGGCTGCAGCCCCAGGCGCTGTATGTCGGCAACATGTACGCCCCCGCCCTCTCCGGCCAGACCCACCTTGGAGTGCTGATCGCTGATTTCATCGGCCAGCGCGGCATTGAGGCGGCGGCCTTCGAGGCGGCCGGCGCCTCCGGCGGAGTCGCGTTCCGCCAGGGGTACCTGGCCGTGCTCTCCGGCCAGGTCGATTGCGCCCTGGTGGTCGGGGTCGAGAAGGTGACCGACCGGACCGGCCCCTTGGTCGACTCCGCCATCGCCATGAGCGTCGATGCCGACCATGAGGCCATCCAGGGAGTGACGCCAGCCGCCCAGGCGGCGCTGCTGATGCGGCGCTACCTACTGGAAGCTTCCGCGCCGGAAACGGCCTTGGCGCCCTTCCCTCTGCAGGCTCATCAGAACGCCGTCAGCAACCCGTATGCCATCTACCGTCGAGCGATCACGCTTCAGGACTACTCGCAGGCCGCGCCTGTCAGCCCACCCGTCCGACAGATGGACGCGGCTCCGATCGCCGATGGCGCGGCAGCAGTTTTCCTCACCCGGGGTAGCTTGCTGCCCAGGTCGGCCGGGCGGCCGCGGGTCGTCGTCGCCGGCTCGGCCGTTGCCACGGCGCCGGTGGCGCTGCACGATCAGCCGGATCCGCTGGGCCTGCCCGCCGGGTCGCTGTCGTTCCAACGCGCCCTGGCCCAAGCCGGCGCCACGCCGGATGACCTGGACCTGTTCGAGCTGCATGACCTGTTCAGCATCCAAGCCGCGCTGTCGCTGGAGGCCGCCGGCCTGGCCGCCCGCGGCCAGGCCTGGCGCCTGGCAGGCGAAGGCGCCTTCGGCCGGAATGGGACGCTGCCCATCCTCACCTTCGGCGGCTCAAAGGCCCGCGGCGACGCCGGCGGGGCCACCGGGGTGTACCAGCTGGCGGAACTGACGCTCCAGCTCCAGGC
The sequence above is drawn from the Anaerolineales bacterium genome and encodes:
- a CDS encoding thiolase domain-containing protein (Catalyzes the synthesis of acetoacetyl coenzyme A from two molecules of acetyl coenzyme A. It can also act as a thiolase, catalyzing the reverse reaction and generating two-carbon units from the four-carbon product of fatty acid oxidation), with protein sequence MTLGASADLNESVIVAGVGMMPVGEHWDVSLRRLALGAIERAQQDAGGLQPQALYVGNMYAPALSGQTHLGVLIADFIGQRGIEAAAFEAAGASGGVAFRQGYLAVLSGQVDCALVVGVEKVTDRTGPLVDSAIAMSVDADHEAIQGVTPAAQAALLMRRYLLEASAPETALAPFPLQAHQNAVSNPYAIYRRAITLQDYSQAAPVSPPVRQMDAAPIADGAAAVFLTRGSLLPRSAGRPRVVVAGSAVATAPVALHDQPDPLGLPAGSLSFQRALAQAGATPDDLDLFELHDLFSIQAALSLEAAGLAARGQAWRLAGEGAFGRNGTLPILTFGGSKARGDAGGATGVYQLAELTLQLQARAGDNQVPGARVGVAQCIGGAGATVATHVLSRVEG